A region of the Anolis sagrei isolate rAnoSag1 chromosome 4, rAnoSag1.mat, whole genome shotgun sequence genome:
tcccctaggTTCCTGTCTGATTGAATACTGGAAACATGGTTCTTGGCTAGGAGCAATCAGCTGTCCACTCTGCAGACAGAAAGTAAGTGGCTTATTtgaaaatctaaaatactccaaaagctGATTCCTTTTACCATTTACTTCCACCTTTGGAGAAACGTGGCTAGTGACACTCCAGcatcctctgatttttttttcttcaagaaaTCCTAatgagggaaagagaagaggaggaaggggaaatacTTTTTTGACACAAGGTCCTTGTAAAAATAAGACCTCATTGAAATTTCTGTACTCACTTTCCAGCCAGACAATGGCAGAGTGTGGCAAGCTGGACACCCTGGAAATGGGTGAAGAAAGCAAGTGCAAAGCTACCCTACTGGCCACTGCCTATGTAGCCCAGAACATAAAAGTGctgaagggggaggggggttccCTACCATCCTGGGTACTTTGCTAAAAGGGCAGAAAGCGTGTTGACAGCCAGGGAAACCTCTGGGATGCCTGCTTTTTTACAGGGACCATGTATAAACAAAGTCTCCCTGATCTCTTTTCTCTTCCCCCCATCAGGGCTTCTGGAAAAAGATTCAGTGGGCATTAGACATAAGATTAGCCCATTTGCCCCATCCATCATTCATTATGTATAtggaaatacaggtattccagaaCTGGAAGGAATATGAAATCTGAAAAACTTTTGTCCTAAGCACTTCAAATAAAGGAGACCCGAACTGTTTTTCAGATGCAATGTTTTGAATTGTATGCAgcttttccaaatttattcaggGTGCTACAACCATCTGCATTTCTCATCTGATGCCTGTCAAATCGGGGAATTCCTATCAAATATTAAATAGGGTGCCTGCAGCAGTCTTCTTATTATGGTTGGTTGGATACAAATTAATATGGTTGGTTGCTTCCTTCTGCTCACATAGGATAGAACTTATACTCATCTGACCTTGGTTGCTGGCTGCATTACAGAATGCTCAAAGATCTCAGTATGAGGAAGGAAGCCTGCTAGGGAGGAAATAATAACCATAAGGGCAAGGCATATGAACTAGGACTCAAAGAGATAACAATATAAGGCCCAATAAAGCTATAAAACAACATTGATTCATTAACAGTGGAACTGAATTCTTACATTTGTGTTAGTTCTGTTTTATAATGCTTCTCTTTACTTTTCACAGGTTATTCTTCTGTACAATATCTCTGGTGAAAATCAGCCTGACAAGCAAACCAAACAAACAGTGTATGATATTAGAGATTACAACAAACGCTTCTCAGGACTGCCTCGGCCTGTAAGTGGCAATATTTCTCAATTCTAAAAAATTGGGTCCATACTTGAATGTGCTCATAATCATTACCACTCCACATGAAATGAGTCAATTACCTAAAGGGGCACCAAATAGTCCCATGGCAAAAGTTCCATAATGCAAAGCATGCATATTTAATGGGGCAATAAATACTCAGCAGGGGTACACCAAATGGGTAAAAAGGGAACAGTGAACAAATAACCAGAGAGATTAGACAGATGAGGAAGAAAAAATCCAcctgattgtttattgttttctacTTAACAATGTGTGACCTCAAGCAATAAATAGCTTGATTTGTAATTCCTTCCTGATGATTTCTCCTCTATCAAACTAATGCAAAATAGTCACATGACTTATCCATGTTTTGTCTCTAGTTTACAGATTATCTTTATGACATGCCACTACTTCTCAATTTTGCCCTAAGAGGAATCTTCACGCTGGGTGGCCTTGTGTGGATCTTCTTCCTCAGAGTTGTCCTCTGCTCTTTTGGAACCATCCTGTGCTTAACTTCTCCATTTGACGTGATGCCAGAACCTCTTTGTGGAATTCTGGGTGCAGTTGATGATCTAGTTGTTgtatttcttcttttaatttgTATGATAAACATTTCCTCACAAATGGAATCAGAAGGAGCAAACATGGCAGGCTCTACTACACAGAATGTGTTGTTGGAAGCATAATGGACTAAATGGTTCTTCTTAACAGAAAGACTCACCAGACCACAACAATCTCTCCTAATGTCTGGAAAAATGGTCTTCGCTTTGGAGAATGCTAAATGGTTGATGCAGTGTCTGGAGTTTAAAAAAGAACATCAGATGACATGTTGGGTGGAAGATATGAACTTAATTCTACTGGTGTACTAACACCCAATGCATCTAGAAGTTTTAGAGATGGCACTGTTACCATTCTAATAAGGCTTTTTCATGTTTGTGGTATTCAGAGTGACTTGTAGGAGGCAAAACAAGTAAAACTTTCCCAGCTGGTTCAGAACTCAAGAGCACAACTGTGGATAGAAAAAGAAATCAGGCATACATTTATGCTATTATAGCTTTTATTACTATAGTACTATCAAAATGACTTTCATGTGTTTGACATGCAAAAGAAAATTGTGTTTGGGCATCCAGCAGCTTATTTTACTaacattattcatattattacagATAAATATATATAGGGACTCTGATTTGGTTATATTCAATACTTTCAGTAAGTACAGATTAGCATCCAGTGTTAGACAAATAGACTTTCACTGTGCAATGCGGTTTTACTTCACCTTCTTTTCCATATTGCTCTCATTATTCTCTGGGGGATCCCACTAATCCCCATCTGTAATTTTGGAGGTCGGCATGGAAGGAAAATAATATCTGTTTCTTTGTCATTCCACTGCCACATGGTATCACTATAGGTAAAATATGAAACCCAAAacttagaaatggaaaagggggCATTATATGGATCAGATAAAGAACATGAGAACAATATTATCTGATTCTTTTGCACATGAACACACACAAGTCTTTTGAAATTTGTTCTATATGCTAAGTTACAATTTTTTTGCAGAGATCTTAGTTTCCAAGGACACTTTATCAACAGAACCACGTGATATCTGATAGAAGCACGTgatatacatacaaagaaaaatacaattattAGTGAAGGAAGAAAACTCTTAATACACTGTAAATGTAAACTCATGTCTCTTTGTATTATAAAATGACTGTTATAGAATTTGGTTTTTATATAGTGTCTGTGCCTAAAATGGTGtagatataaatatttattatccaCAGTATTCTGAATGTTTCAATGTTTCAGACGGATGTCTCTGAGTAAGAGGCCAGTTTAGAGCTACAAAATTTAGGCAAAAATGAAGAGCAGCAGCAAGGCCAGTTTTCAGGAGAAAACTTTGGGCATCTTACGGGATTCAATACAGGAAAGGGACCTTGTTGTCCCCAGAGGAGATGTGTAGTAGAAGACTCCTTCCTGAGAGGAACAGAAGCAATGATCTGCAAACATGACAGGATGTCTCGAGAAGTATGCTGTCTTCCTGGGGCAAAAATCCACCATGTAACTCACCAGCTGATGAGACTCATCCAACCCAGTGACCATGCCACTCTCCTGCTCGTTAATATGGAACCAATGATGCTGCAAGGCATAGTCTACAAAAGATCAGAAAGGATTTGAATCTCTGGGGAGGAAACTAAAGAATCATAATATATAGGCAGCCTTTTAATCTCTCCGCTCAGTTGCATGACGTGGCACAGAAAGGATGAGAAATATAGTAGAGGTGAACAACTGGCTCCACAAATGGTGCCACCAAGAACAATTTGGCttagagtgtagtggaagctccttccttggaggcttttcaacagaggttgaatggccatctgttaggggtgctttcattgtgcttttcctgcatggcagggggttagattaGATGGCttacgtggtctcttccaactctattattctattcttctTTCAACACACAGACAGGaacatcatttttaaaatatgtgaaacattgtgctttatttatttatttatttatttatttagagtatgtATACCCCACACTTCAGACACAAAGGCTCTCAGGGCATTCTACAAATTGTTAATTTGGTAGGTCCTTTCTGCCAggctttaaaatataaataaaacagaacGGGTAAGGGAATAAATTCAGCAGATACTGCCAGGTATACTCTCCCTCCATGGCCAGGGCACTACTAGTTGTGTCTAGAGTTGATGAAACTGTGCCTGcatcttccactttccctctgaaggttaggcagtggcagttgagatTGGCTTCTGGGCTGAACCTAATGGAGCTGTGCCTACTTGCTCTTCTTCTGAGGCTGGAGCACTTGCAATTGGGATGAAGGACCTTTCAACAGTTTCCATCTAGACATGGTAGAATTGTGTCTGctcgtttctctctttcttctagcCAGAACATTGGCAATTAGATTGAAAGGAAGGCTTTTCATGTATTCCTGATAGCTATATTCACAGAGTAGATCAAACAACAAGAGTAGGCACAAGACAGGACATATTCAGGGATAACAGTGCAGGCAGTAGAAGTGCACACCATTTGTACTGAAAGGAACTTTTGAGGTTCATTAAATGGGGCCATGGGGGGATGGCTTCCATGACTGGAATACAGCAATTGAGAGATATACTGTGTTCAAAAAGAAGAGAGGggcaagaaaaagagaggaaatagTATTACATGTCAAACACAATTCACTTGTAAAGAATCTACACTAGTGATCAAACTGGACCAATAGAGAACATGTAGGTTAAAAATAAattgagaatgaaataaaaacaatattgtgGTAGGACTTTACTACAAGCCACCAAGCCAAGGTGCCAGATGATTCATTTCTGAAACCTCAGAAATCTCAAAGAAGCAAGAACTGGTAGTTATAGGGGACTTCAATTAACCTGACATTTGCTGGGAGACTAGCTGGACTAAAAATAGGATCTCCAATCAATTTCTGATGTATTTTGCAGAAACTGGGCTCTTTCAAAAGGTGGAGGAAGGAACAAAGGGGGTCCACAACTCTGAACTTAATTGTAACCAACAGAAGAGAGGTGGTCACTGGAATCAAAGCAGGTAACACTTGAAGGGGGTGACACCACATAATGCTAGAATTCATTATTGTGGAATAGAAGAGTATAGTCAAACATGCATTTCAGGAAAGCTGATTTTTATCAAGCCCAGGGAAATACTGTGCAGAATCTCATGGCTAGAGATGGTAAAAGAAAATGACCCCCAGCATGGGCGGGATTTCCTGAAAAAGGAACTGCTGAAAGCACAATCACAAACAATCCCACAGAAGAGGAAAAATTGTAAACATCtggaaaagccaatgtgattgcACAATGACCTCAagaaggaagtgtgtgtgtgtggggggggggggggaagcatgtataaagaatggaaggaaggagaaatcacTAAAGGAGAATGCAGATGTATAGTTCAAGCTTGCAGGAATAGTGTAAGGCAAGCTAAAGCTCAAAATGAGTTGAAACTGACTAAGCAGGTAAGAAAGCTACAAAAGAGGTTTTTCAAATGTATTTGAAGTGAGAGAATGATGAAGAAAATGGTGGAATCACTGCTCATCAAGGATGGTAAAATTCTAATGGATCACAATGAAAAAAGCCAAACTGCTcaatattttgttttcttcagTTCTCACCCCTCCCCCCCTGCCCAAAGGAGATCTGTATGCTTCCATGCAAGGAATCCaggttgtaggtcaaaacagatAAGGACTTAATTAGAAATAATCTAGTTAACTGAAATGAGAACTGCAGGGCTAGATGAACTGCATCCCAGAATACTGAAAAAAGTTTGCTGACATACCCACAGAACCATGGAGAATGAGTGACGTGTCAACAGAGCCAAGGGCTCTTGGCATTGGAGCCAATGACCTAGCATACTGATGGGGTTTCTTTCTCTGGGTGGCAAATAGGGCCACATTCAAATTTATGATTCTGTGGTTAACTTTGGAAAGTGGTTCTGAATTGTGGACATTAAAGAAATATTATTTGTTGGAACAGACACTtgtatttttggcaacacaaaggatTAACCCCCACCCTTATCATCTTCTCTCTTGGTTCCTCCCGCCTGTGTTTTTCTGGTCCTCCAGTTctgctttttattattatcatcttcatcttctccttttccttccttcctcctcctcttcttctccccatCTTTTTCACTATAAAAGAAATTCAAATGAGTGCAGAAAATAGTCATCTTGTTAGATCCGTAATACTTAAACAGAAGATGTCACAGATCGTATTTGGCATCCCTAGCTTCTGCATGCAAAATATGTCATATATTATTGAGCAGGGAAAGAAGGGCACAGAAAGCATGCATTTATTCACTTGTTCACATCCCTGCCCagcaatggaaacccactaggtgaccttgggcaaatcatactctttcagactcagaggaaaaaaaaaaacacaaatcttgccaggaaaacctggTGATAGGTTCTCTGTCAGGTTACCATAAGTTAAAATGACTTGAATACCCACAGCAAAGTTTACAAATTGATTTTTAATCAAAAAACAGCAACATCATTATTTTGTGTGCTACCAGTTTGGACAGAAAAAATAATTGAGAAGTCCCATGGCATTTAAAAATTCTCCAACATCACAAGTGGTGGCCCTTTGTACCGGTTACAAACTCTGCATGATTGTTTTGTACTGCCGCTGGTGTTCCACAAGTTTTAGAAACACTTCATACTTCTTATCATAAAATCTGTGTGAGAGAAAAAAAGCAGAAACTGTGTGAAAGTGTCCATAATACAAGTATTGAGATAAGTCCACAAGCCTCATTGAAGTGATTGAAATGAGCAGAACTTGTTGGCTCACTTCCCTTTCCTCAGTTGTgaaatatgtgtgcatgtgtgtaattCGCCAATTGCTCAAAGAGGTAACGGGGAAAAGGGTGTGAAACACTGCTTTCACTAGCACTTGCTTTACATTAAACCGCTACATTTTTTTCCTCTTAGGAAGCCTTGGCACCACGCTATTGCCGGAATCCATCTACACATATCCACTGATGGAAAAAGCCCTCACCAATGGATCAAACAGAAAGTGATTCCCCCACTCTTGACAGTTCCCAAGAACCTTCAGTATCTATTTTGAAAGCCTTGGACCTCCACACACCCCACCCCACTTCTAAAGGTATGTCATTAAGCAAAGCTATCATACATGCTGTTAATGGGCTTTTAGCTATTTTCATGATACACAGCAGCATCCAATGAGTAATTTGTGAATTTCCAGTTTAAACTGACCTTGCCCTGCATCCAGCAAAGTTGGGGAATACTTCAGAGTTTGCTTGAAACTCTAAAACAggtgttctcaaactttttcagctgcaggagccctttttgaagcaaaagtttcttgtggcaCCCCAATaaatgattatatattatattaaa
Encoded here:
- the LOC132773985 gene encoding E3 ubiquitin-protein ligase RNF170-like isoform X1, with the translated sequence MDISGENSQVITDFLIQSQEMSPLENNYVLLSPKKHTGSLRQWKRCYHADAICPICLQTPTFPVETNCGHLFCGSCLIEYWKHGSWLGAISCPLCRQKVILLYNISGENQPDKQTKQTVYDIRDYNKRFSGLPRPFTDYLYDMPLLLNFALRGIFTLGGLVWIFFLRVVLCSFGTILCLTSPFDVMPEPLCGILGAVDDLVVVFLLLICMINISSQMESEGANMAGSTTQNVLLEA
- the LOC132773985 gene encoding E3 ubiquitin-protein ligase RNF170-like isoform X2, with the protein product MSPLENNYVLLSPKKHTGSLRQWKRCYHADAICPICLQTPTFPVETNCGHLFCGSCLIEYWKHGSWLGAISCPLCRQKVILLYNISGENQPDKQTKQTVYDIRDYNKRFSGLPRPFTDYLYDMPLLLNFALRGIFTLGGLVWIFFLRVVLCSFGTILCLTSPFDVMPEPLCGILGAVDDLVVVFLLLICMINISSQMESEGANMAGSTTQNVLLEA